A DNA window from Rhodospirillaceae bacterium contains the following coding sequences:
- a CDS encoding ETC complex I subunit yields MTDVRIYQPTKNAMQSGRGNLSKWILEYESATPQQVDSLMGWVGGGNTKRQVRMKFESKEEAVAFAEREGLNYQVTEPKQRRILIKNYANNFTYHKVEKGFGS; encoded by the coding sequence ATGACTGACGTGAGGATTTATCAACCGACGAAAAATGCCATGCAATCTGGTCGGGGTAATCTTAGCAAGTGGATTTTGGAGTATGAATCCGCAACCCCGCAGCAGGTCGATAGCCTGATGGGATGGGTCGGCGGCGGCAATACAAAGCGCCAGGTTCGGATGAAGTTTGAGTCCAAAGAAGAGGCTGTCGCCTTTGCCGAGCGCGAAGGCCTGAACTATCAGGTCACCGAGCCAAAGCAAAGACGCATCCTGATCAAGAACTACGCCAACAACTTCACCTACCACAAAGTCGAAAAAGGCTTCGGCA